The following coding sequences lie in one Sedimentibacter sp. MB35-C1 genomic window:
- a CDS encoding sensor histidine kinase: protein MTNNVASVYLITNAFGTYIIYRFMRIFFDVAETDKKVEAVSYLLYFFTIGLLFIAFNNSTLNVFANLIMFFLITFNYEAALRKRITVSISIYVILAIIELSVVLPMQYYDITIISKDSDLKLMAALITIKIITYNIMLLLSNFKRIKNDVKVSVFHWLSIFIIPAGTLILALMMVMKANPNNLTGIITSVIILFIINLFIFYLYDFLIKSYDEKMENALLQQQNYAYLEQLEIINQSKENLRVFSHDMKNHMLSIKTLIENNESEKALDYLNSVFKFTDITNEYSKSGNFEIDSILNYKLHNAKSLGINTDISINVPERLNILPFDLSVVLGNLLDNAVEAVCKCDEKIIKIMLELDRNVLYISISNSFAGNLHYDDGVLATTKCDKQNHGMGIKSVMKSLEKYNGAMEIHHNGNMFFVDVLIYNCL, encoded by the coding sequence ATGACAAATAATGTTGCTTCAGTATACCTTATAACAAATGCGTTCGGTACATATATAATTTATAGATTTATGCGCATTTTTTTTGATGTGGCTGAAACAGATAAGAAGGTAGAAGCGGTATCCTACTTACTTTATTTTTTTACTATAGGATTACTGTTCATTGCGTTTAACAATTCTACGCTTAATGTCTTTGCAAACTTAATTATGTTTTTTTTAATCACTTTTAACTATGAAGCTGCATTGAGAAAAAGAATTACAGTATCGATATCAATTTATGTTATACTTGCAATTATAGAGTTGTCCGTTGTATTGCCCATGCAATATTATGACATAACGATTATATCCAAGGATTCTGATCTCAAATTAATGGCCGCGCTAATAACAATAAAAATAATTACGTACAACATTATGCTTCTTTTGTCAAACTTTAAGAGGATTAAAAATGATGTTAAAGTTTCGGTTTTTCATTGGCTTTCAATATTTATAATACCTGCCGGTACATTGATTCTGGCATTGATGATGGTTATGAAAGCCAATCCTAATAACCTAACCGGAATAATTACAAGTGTGATTATACTTTTTATAATAAATTTATTTATATTTTACTTGTATGACTTTTTAATAAAATCTTATGATGAAAAAATGGAGAATGCTCTGCTTCAACAGCAAAATTATGCATATCTAGAGCAGCTTGAGATAATTAATCAATCAAAAGAAAATTTGAGAGTGTTCAGCCATGATATGAAAAATCATATGCTTTCAATAAAGACACTTATTGAAAATAATGAAAGCGAGAAGGCTCTGGATTATCTGAACAGTGTTTTTAAGTTCACAGATATAACGAATGAGTATTCCAAATCCGGGAATTTTGAGATTGACAGCATTCTTAATTACAAGCTCCATAATGCAAAATCTCTTGGTATAAATACGGATATAAGCATTAATGTTCCGGAGAGACTCAACATTTTGCCATTTGATTTAAGCGTAGTACTTGGGAACCTCCTTGATAACGCAGTAGAAGCAGTCTGCAAATGCGATGAAAAAATAATCAAAATAATGCTGGAGCTTGACAGGAATGTATTATATATAAGCATTTCCAATTCGTTTGCGGGAAATCTTCATTATGATGACGGCGTGCTGGCTACAACAAAATGTGATAAGCAAAACCACGGAATGGGAATTAAGAGTGTAATGAAGTCGCTGGAAAAATATAACGGTGCCATGGAGATACATCACAACGGCAATATGTTTTTTGTTGATGTGTTAATATATAATTGCTTGTAG
- a CDS encoding YoaK family protein → MNKKQINNEINRWQMSESIMIGILLAFSGGYMDAYTYVFRGKVFANAQTGNIILLGINISGLNYSEAVRYLIPVISFIAGVFTAQMLKLKFGNTRKIHWRQIGILVEIIIMLVVSLMGTDLNLVANSMISYACGIQVQSFRKIHDNSLATTMCIGNLRTATDLLCGSIIKKDTSLFHRSIFYYGVIFIFTIGAISGKNCIAILGQQAILVSVVILSIVFLFMFFEKEVEIDILRAGQKNKRKFK, encoded by the coding sequence ATGAATAAGAAACAGATAAACAATGAAATTAACAGGTGGCAAATGTCCGAATCTATTATGATAGGTATACTTTTAGCCTTTTCAGGAGGATATATGGATGCATATACCTATGTTTTCAGAGGTAAGGTTTTTGCCAACGCACAGACAGGAAATATTATACTTCTTGGAATAAATATTTCAGGATTAAATTATTCGGAAGCTGTAAGGTATCTGATTCCAGTAATATCATTTATAGCTGGTGTTTTTACTGCACAGATGTTGAAGCTTAAGTTCGGTAATACCAGAAAGATTCATTGGCGTCAAATCGGAATACTGGTAGAGATTATTATAATGCTGGTGGTGTCTCTTATGGGAACTGACCTGAATCTGGTTGCTAACAGTATGATTTCTTATGCATGCGGAATTCAAGTTCAAAGCTTTAGAAAGATACACGATAATTCTTTGGCTACGACTATGTGTATAGGAAACCTGCGTACGGCTACAGATTTACTTTGTGGCTCAATAATTAAAAAAGACACTTCGTTATTTCACAGAAGCATATTTTATTACGGAGTCATATTTATATTTACAATCGGTGCAATTTCAGGTAAAAACTGCATTGCAATACTTGGGCAACAGGCAATACTTGTAAGTGTAGTAATTTTATCGATTGTATTTCTATTTATGTTTTTCGAAAAAGAGGTCGAGATAGATATATTAAGAGCAGGTCAAAAAAATAAAAGAAAGTTCAAATGA
- a CDS encoding MFS transporter, with product MNEDWKKNIVLFLLSQIISLFGTSLVQYAIMWYITLETRSGVMMTISILCGFLPIFVLSPFAGVWADRYDRKKLIILADSFIALATLILAILFYMGYESIWLLFAASVIRAFGSGVQTPAVNAFIPQLVPEDKLTKVNATNGSLQAMATLFSPMASGALLSLIGIKVIFLVDVITAVVAISILVFFLHAAPHAKALEEHKLNYFKDMKEGIKYINERQFLKIYFSFLAVFYVLLAPPAFLTPLQVARSFGNDVWRLTTLEVVFSAGMVIGGALMAYWEGFKNRIHTMATACIIIGVCTVLLGIVPYFWVYISIICLFGVAMPILNTPAIVLLQERVEANFMGRVFSILGMISSIMMPFGMLVFGPVSDYVEIEIILLVTGGIIIAMSLFFGKNKILIEAGKQVPTDKLAQ from the coding sequence ATGAATGAAGATTGGAAAAAAAATATTGTTTTGTTTTTACTGAGCCAAATTATCTCATTGTTCGGGACTTCGTTGGTTCAATATGCAATAATGTGGTACATAACTCTTGAAACTCGGTCAGGAGTTATGATGACAATATCAATTTTATGTGGATTTCTTCCTATTTTTGTATTATCCCCATTTGCAGGGGTCTGGGCAGACCGTTACGACAGAAAAAAGTTAATTATTCTTGCAGATTCATTTATAGCGTTGGCGACACTCATTCTTGCAATTTTGTTTTACATGGGATATGAATCCATATGGCTGTTATTTGCTGCATCAGTCATAAGAGCCTTTGGCTCAGGAGTACAGACTCCTGCTGTTAACGCATTTATTCCTCAGCTTGTTCCCGAAGATAAGCTCACTAAGGTCAATGCTACTAACGGAAGTTTGCAGGCTATGGCTACACTGTTTTCTCCAATGGCAAGCGGAGCATTGTTAAGTTTGATAGGTATAAAAGTCATATTTTTAGTTGATGTTATAACTGCTGTAGTAGCAATATCAATTTTAGTTTTTTTTCTTCATGCTGCTCCACACGCAAAGGCATTGGAAGAGCATAAATTAAACTATTTTAAAGATATGAAAGAAGGAATAAAATATATTAACGAACGTCAATTTTTGAAGATATATTTTTCTTTTTTAGCTGTATTTTATGTATTGCTTGCCCCTCCGGCATTTCTGACACCATTGCAGGTCGCAAGAAGCTTTGGAAATGATGTGTGGCGTCTTACGACTCTTGAGGTTGTATTTTCGGCAGGCATGGTAATTGGAGGTGCTCTGATGGCATATTGGGAGGGATTCAAAAACAGAATACACACAATGGCGACAGCCTGTATTATTATAGGTGTGTGTACAGTGTTACTAGGCATTGTACCATATTTCTGGGTATATATTTCTATTATTTGTCTGTTCGGAGTAGCTATGCCAATACTTAATACTCCTGCCATAGTGTTGCTTCAGGAAAGGGTCGAAGCAAATTTTATGGGCAGAGTATTCAGCATTCTCGGAATGATATCAAGTATAATGATGCCTTTTGGAATGCTTGTTTTTGGTCCTGTTTCGGATTATGTAGAAATAGAAATTATTCTTTTGGTAACAGGTGGGATAATTATTGCAATGTCACTTTTCTTTGGGAAAAATAAAATTTTGATTGAAGCTGGGAAACAGGTACCGACTGATAAACTTGCACAGTAG
- a CDS encoding efflux RND transporter periplasmic adaptor subunit — protein MKVFKRKKVLIAALIVIAALAVFTALNKDKGTAEVYANAEILDTKSIEQIISVKAPLEGIAKADVVSPLNYEIIDIRVKEGDIVKKDQVLAVLDSEELEKQIASEENQIELSTLELDEKLNAKQIEYDNAILSVKDLEGNYEQNKELLINEIITQEAFDKLEMSLKEARKNLESFNVTNGKVVASSAELKRIEIQKQELEKKKEDLEKIYVKSPIDGTVTRVNVNLGRYAKDTEDEKAMFVVENLDKLQMKVSISEYDIGKIKTGQEVVIHSDVMGADTAEGIVSRISPTAEQKDNNTMERVIPVVIDVTKRPENLMAGVIATAKIKVDKAENVFAVPSGAIITDENNQNKVFVQQDDGSIKSVLVDTGLVTDLETEIISSELNAGMKVIVNPDASFTDGMIVTINENQE, from the coding sequence ATGAAAGTATTTAAAAGAAAAAAAGTATTAATTGCAGCACTTATTGTTATAGCAGCCTTGGCTGTTTTTACTGCCTTAAACAAGGATAAAGGCACAGCGGAAGTTTACGCTAATGCTGAAATTCTGGATACAAAGAGTATTGAGCAGATAATATCTGTAAAAGCTCCACTGGAGGGAATTGCAAAGGCAGATGTGGTGTCTCCATTAAACTATGAGATTATTGATATACGTGTCAAGGAAGGAGACATAGTTAAAAAAGATCAGGTATTGGCGGTGCTTGACAGCGAGGAGCTGGAAAAACAAATAGCTTCTGAAGAGAATCAGATAGAACTGTCTACCCTTGAACTTGACGAAAAGCTTAATGCTAAGCAGATAGAATATGACAATGCAATTCTTTCGGTTAAGGATCTTGAAGGAAATTATGAGCAGAACAAAGAGCTTCTTATAAACGAAATAATAACTCAGGAGGCATTTGACAAATTAGAAATGAGTTTGAAAGAAGCGAGAAAAAATCTGGAAAGCTTTAATGTAACAAACGGAAAAGTAGTTGCATCGTCTGCCGAGCTTAAGCGAATAGAAATCCAAAAGCAGGAATTGGAAAAGAAAAAAGAGGATCTTGAAAAAATATATGTTAAAAGTCCTATAGATGGTACAGTAACAAGAGTTAATGTAAATCTGGGAAGGTATGCCAAGGATACCGAAGACGAAAAAGCAATGTTTGTTGTTGAAAATCTCGACAAGCTTCAGATGAAGGTGTCTATCAGTGAGTATGATATAGGGAAGATAAAGACAGGCCAGGAGGTTGTTATACATTCGGATGTTATGGGAGCTGACACTGCGGAAGGAATTGTTTCCAGAATTTCTCCTACAGCTGAACAAAAAGATAACAATACGATGGAAAGAGTTATACCTGTAGTTATTGATGTAACAAAAAGGCCTGAAAATTTAATGGCTGGAGTTATTGCTACGGCAAAAATCAAAGTTGACAAGGCAGAGAATGTTTTTGCGGTTCCATCAGGAGCAATCATTACAGATGAAAACAATCAAAATAAAGTGTTTGTACAGCAGGATGATGGCTCAATAAAATCTGTGCTTGTTGATACAGGGCTCGTAACTGACCTTGAAACAGAAATAATAAGCAGTGAGCTTAATGCCGGTATGAAGGTTATTGTTAATCCGGATGCAAGTTTTACGGATGGTATGATTGTTACAATTAATGAAAATCAAGAATAA
- a CDS encoding ABC transporter ATP-binding protein, which translates to MSNMISISNLNKTYKNGSVEVHALKDVSLEISHGEFIAIMGHSGSGKSTFMNILGCLDRPSSGEYLLEGINIKDQTQDELSFIRNKKIGFVFQAFNLIPRTSVLKNVELPMVYAKTKSSYRKKRAMELLEKVGLAERINHLPNELSGGQKQRVAIARALSNNPPIILADEPTGNLDTQASEEIMEIFKTLNKEGSSVILVTHEPDIAEFANRIIVFRDGCIIEDRKKEAVR; encoded by the coding sequence ATGAGCAATATGATATCTATTAGTAATTTAAATAAAACATACAAAAATGGTTCAGTTGAAGTTCATGCTCTTAAAGACGTAAGCCTGGAAATCAGTCATGGTGAATTTATAGCGATAATGGGACATTCAGGTTCGGGAAAATCAACTTTCATGAATATATTAGGATGTCTGGACAGGCCATCGTCAGGAGAATATCTGCTTGAGGGGATTAATATCAAAGACCAGACTCAGGATGAACTTTCGTTTATCAGGAACAAAAAAATAGGATTTGTTTTTCAGGCATTTAATCTCATACCTAGAACCAGTGTTCTTAAAAATGTGGAGCTTCCTATGGTATATGCCAAGACAAAATCTTCTTACAGGAAAAAAAGAGCGATGGAGCTTCTGGAAAAAGTAGGGCTGGCTGAAAGAATAAATCATCTGCCAAACGAATTGTCAGGGGGTCAGAAGCAAAGGGTTGCAATAGCCAGAGCTCTTTCAAATAATCCGCCCATTATTCTTGCCGACGAACCCACAGGCAATCTTGATACACAGGCTTCGGAAGAAATAATGGAGATATTTAAGACACTGAATAAAGAAGGAAGCAGTGTAATTTTGGTAACCCATGAGCCGGATATAGCAGAATTTGCGAACAGGATAATAGTTTTCAGAGATGGATGTATTATCGAAGACCGAAAGAAGGAGGCTGTAAGATGA
- a CDS encoding ABC transporter permease, translated as MIWMENVKIAVQSIISNKMRSLLTMLGIIIGISSVIAIVAIGDSMKGVMDDIYKDIGKNRAYIYTNIEDYRSTDFFNRDDMELLKERFGDKISYLCPSESIRSDVTHNKNIIKLSMECVDYNLSDVQKIKMLYGRMINKSDVDRKSKVVVLEQSAAMKLFNKENVTGQTVRVEIENNLEDLLVVGVYKNEESPVLSMLQGQKTYEDSYIPYTMAFPDSYSFYGLDVFIGEKYPVSQTGDEILSYIAGLKNRLPENYWFYTVEEDQQTVDGILGGMSIAVAAIAAISLLVGGIGIMNIMLVSVTERTREIGIKKALGARTKDVLFQFLIESATLSALGGIVGTLLGIGLVMLGGKIISLPIVVNPVSIVVAVAFSMIIGVFFGYYPARKAAKSDPIDALRYE; from the coding sequence ATGATTTGGATGGAAAATGTAAAAATAGCTGTTCAGTCCATAATATCCAATAAAATGAGATCTCTTCTTACAATGCTTGGAATAATAATCGGTATTAGTTCTGTAATTGCAATAGTGGCAATAGGTGACAGCATGAAGGGCGTTATGGATGATATATATAAGGACATAGGCAAAAATCGTGCATACATATATACTAACATAGAGGATTACCGTTCTACAGATTTTTTTAACAGGGATGATATGGAGCTTCTTAAAGAAAGATTTGGAGATAAAATTTCATATTTGTGTCCTTCAGAATCAATAAGAAGTGATGTTACTCATAATAAAAATATTATTAAACTTAGTATGGAATGTGTTGATTATAACTTAAGTGACGTACAGAAGATTAAGATGCTATACGGAAGAATGATAAACAAGAGTGACGTGGACAGAAAAAGCAAGGTGGTTGTCTTGGAGCAAAGCGCGGCTATGAAGCTGTTCAATAAAGAAAATGTAACGGGACAGACAGTAAGGGTTGAAATAGAAAATAATTTGGAAGATTTGCTTGTAGTAGGCGTATACAAGAATGAGGAGTCACCTGTTTTATCTATGCTGCAGGGGCAGAAAACCTATGAGGACAGCTATATACCTTATACTATGGCTTTTCCTGACAGCTATTCTTTTTACGGGTTGGATGTCTTTATCGGAGAAAAATATCCTGTAAGCCAAACAGGTGACGAGATACTGTCATATATAGCAGGGCTTAAGAACAGGCTGCCTGAAAATTACTGGTTTTATACAGTGGAGGAAGATCAGCAGACGGTTGATGGAATATTAGGTGGCATGTCCATAGCTGTTGCTGCCATAGCGGCCATATCCTTATTGGTTGGAGGCATAGGCATAATGAACATAATGCTTGTTTCGGTAACAGAAAGAACAAGGGAGATAGGTATAAAGAAGGCACTTGGTGCAAGAACAAAAGATGTTTTGTTTCAGTTTTTGATTGAGTCTGCTACATTGTCGGCACTTGGAGGAATTGTTGGAACGTTGTTGGGCATCGGACTTGTTATGCTTGGCGGAAAAATAATCTCGCTTCCTATTGTTGTAAATCCTGTATCAATAGTGGTAGCCGTAGCCTTTTCTATGATAATTGGTGTATTTTTCGGATACTACCCTGCCAGAAAAGCAGCAAAATCCGACCCTATTGATGCTTTAAGATATGAATAA
- a CDS encoding basic amino acid ABC transporter substrate-binding protein, with translation MKKVISIILMMTMVFVLSTGCSSDSGSEQPAETPADVENNKLVMYTNAEFAPFEYFEGEKVVGVDPDIVQEIANEMGKELVIEHTDFDSLIPSLVAGKADLVAAGMTINPERAEEVDFSIPYVESIQNIISKNDAEITTMEDLEGKKIGVQLGTTGDLAISDAVDLEDGDLYNTGAEVKTYANALEAAQDLLNGRIDAVIVDEMPAEEIVKNNSEELVTCIFGEISEQYGIAVEKGNTELLEAVNKTLQKLLDEGKIEELIAKHSN, from the coding sequence ATGAAAAAGGTAATATCTATTATATTAATGATGACCATGGTTTTTGTTCTGTCAACAGGATGTAGCTCCGATTCAGGCAGTGAACAGCCTGCAGAGACACCAGCCGATGTTGAAAATAATAAATTAGTAATGTACACTAATGCGGAATTTGCTCCATTTGAGTATTTTGAAGGAGAAAAGGTTGTGGGTGTTGATCCTGACATAGTTCAGGAAATAGCTAATGAAATGGGAAAAGAGCTTGTTATAGAGCATACGGATTTTGACAGCCTCATTCCTTCACTTGTAGCAGGCAAAGCTGATTTGGTGGCTGCAGGAATGACTATAAACCCTGAAAGGGCAGAAGAAGTTGATTTTTCAATACCTTATGTTGAATCAATTCAAAATATTATTTCCAAAAATGATGCTGAGATTACAACCATGGAAGATTTAGAAGGTAAGAAGATCGGTGTACAGTTGGGGACTACGGGAGACCTTGCTATAAGCGATGCAGTAGATCTTGAGGACGGAGACTTGTACAACACAGGCGCGGAAGTAAAGACATATGCAAACGCATTGGAAGCGGCACAGGATTTATTGAACGGAAGAATTGATGCGGTTATTGTAGATGAAATGCCTGCAGAAGAAATTGTAAAAAATAACAGTGAAGAGTTAGTAACATGCATATTTGGAGAAATAAGCGAACAATACGGAATAGCGGTAGAAAAAGGCAATACAGAGCTGCTTGAGGCTGTAAACAAGACTCTTCAAAAGCTTTTAGATGAAGGTAAGATTGAAGAGCTTATAGCTAAGCATTCTAATTAG
- a CDS encoding amino acid ABC transporter ATP-binding protein yields the protein MIEIKNVNKSFGENHVLKNVNTSVSRGEKVVIIGPSGSGKSTLLRCMNLLEIPNSGNIFFEGEAITDKKCKINSVRQKMGMVFQHFNLFPHLTVLENITLAPVKLGLQTKTEAEEIAVKLLERIGLADKKNEYPNKLSGGQKQRIAIVRSLAMKPEIMLFDEPTSALDPEMIGEVLNLMKDLAEEGMTMVVVTHEMGFAKSVANRILFMDDGQILEENNPSDFFTNPKHERAKEFLSKVLYNI from the coding sequence GTGATAGAAATTAAAAATGTAAACAAAAGCTTTGGCGAGAACCATGTTTTGAAGAATGTGAATACTTCTGTCAGCAGAGGTGAGAAAGTTGTAATCATAGGCCCATCTGGATCTGGAAAGAGCACGTTATTAAGATGCATGAACCTGTTGGAGATTCCAAATTCCGGAAACATATTTTTTGAAGGTGAAGCTATTACAGATAAAAAATGCAAAATAAATAGCGTAAGGCAGAAAATGGGGATGGTGTTTCAACATTTCAATCTTTTTCCTCACTTAACAGTATTGGAAAATATTACTTTGGCTCCGGTTAAACTGGGCCTTCAAACTAAAACTGAGGCAGAAGAGATTGCGGTAAAGCTTTTGGAAAGAATAGGACTTGCAGATAAGAAGAATGAATATCCCAATAAGCTTTCAGGAGGACAGAAGCAAAGAATAGCAATTGTAAGATCGCTTGCTATGAAGCCGGAAATAATGCTTTTTGACGAGCCTACATCGGCTCTTGACCCCGAAATGATTGGAGAAGTGCTTAATCTTATGAAGGATTTGGCGGAGGAAGGCATGACGATGGTTGTTGTTACTCATGAGATGGGCTTTGCGAAAAGTGTTGCAAACAGAATATTATTCATGGATGACGGGCAGATATTGGAAGAAAATAATCCAAGTGACTTTTTTACAAATCCCAAGCACGAAAGAGCAAAGGAATTTCTGTCCAAGGTTTTATACAATATATAA
- a CDS encoding amino acid ABC transporter permease, translating into MLDEFIINFTKTFIKDARYKLFLTGIKNTILIALFATLMGILIGLIVAVIRYSAKNNKKMYIPDLICRLYVTVIRGTPVVVQLLIMYYAVFVNMDNTIFIAIMTFGINSGAYVAEIARAGIESVDKGQMEAGLSLGLSSNSTMFHIILPQAVKNILPALGNEFIALLKETSVVGFIPVIDLTNAGNLIRSRTYEPFFSLYTVAIAYLVMVLGMGAVQKRLERRLSQSDRN; encoded by the coding sequence TTGTTAGACGAATTTATAATAAACTTTACTAAGACATTTATTAAGGATGCAAGATATAAATTATTTCTTACGGGTATAAAGAATACAATATTAATTGCTCTTTTTGCCACACTTATGGGAATATTAATAGGGTTGATAGTTGCAGTTATTCGATATAGCGCCAAAAATAACAAAAAAATGTATATTCCGGACTTGATTTGCAGGTTATATGTCACTGTTATTAGAGGAACGCCTGTGGTTGTACAACTTTTAATAATGTACTATGCAGTATTTGTAAATATGGATAATACTATATTTATAGCAATCATGACTTTTGGAATTAATTCAGGAGCCTATGTTGCAGAAATAGCGCGAGCAGGAATTGAATCTGTCGATAAGGGTCAGATGGAAGCAGGATTATCACTTGGCCTCAGTAGCAACAGTACGATGTTTCACATAATACTTCCTCAGGCTGTAAAAAACATATTGCCTGCATTGGGAAATGAGTTCATTGCTCTTTTAAAGGAAACTTCAGTAGTTGGATTTATTCCTGTTATTGATTTGACCAATGCTGGAAATCTAATTCGAAGCAGGACATACGAGCCATTCTTTTCGCTGTATACAGTAGCTATAGCATACCTTGTAATGGTTCTTGGTATGGGTGCAGTGCAGAAAAGATTGGAAAGGAGGCTTTCTCAAAGTGATAGAAATTAA
- a CDS encoding EcsC family protein, with protein sequence MDIIKKHLRKLEKKELKILNKKQGIMGEKIEPIVNKVESKIPDSLKNTLDAAFYKSFKLIFKNGTKYIEKLYNKNKIQFNHNIHDYNLKKNSNSRSIRRIDGHSKKSTMLNASISTLEGAGLGLLGMGIPDIPLFSAMILKTVYEISLSYGFLYELEEEKIYILNIINASLTNGERQSKYNRRVDLISDKIDNHIMFKYDLNKEILNTSKILSDSMLTAKFIQGIPVVGVVGSIYNYSIINKISGYCLIKYKKRYLKNNKK encoded by the coding sequence ATGGATATTATAAAAAAGCATTTAAGAAAGCTTGAAAAAAAAGAATTAAAAATTCTGAATAAAAAACAGGGAATTATGGGAGAAAAAATAGAACCCATAGTTAACAAAGTTGAGTCAAAAATACCAGATTCTTTAAAAAATACATTGGATGCGGCATTTTATAAGTCTTTTAAGCTTATTTTCAAAAATGGAACAAAGTATATTGAAAAACTGTACAATAAAAATAAAATACAATTCAATCACAATATTCATGACTACAACCTTAAAAAGAATTCAAATAGCAGAAGTATCAGGAGAATTGACGGGCATTCCAAAAAAAGTACTATGTTAAATGCATCTATTTCAACTCTGGAGGGCGCGGGCTTGGGATTATTGGGCATGGGAATACCTGATATTCCTCTTTTTTCGGCAATGATACTAAAAACCGTTTATGAGATATCATTAAGCTATGGGTTTCTTTATGAACTTGAAGAAGAAAAAATATATATTCTTAATATAATAAATGCTTCACTCACAAACGGAGAAAGACAGAGCAAATACAACCGAAGAGTGGATTTAATATCGGACAAAATAGATAATCATATTATGTTTAAATACGATTTGAACAAAGAAATACTAAATACATCAAAGATTTTATCAGATTCTATGCTTACAGCTAAATTTATACAGGGCATACCGGTTGTAGGCGTGGTGGGCAGCATATATAATTATTCGATAATAAATAAAATCAGCGGGTATTGTTTGATAAAGTACAAGAAAAGATATTTGAAAAATAATAAGAAATGA
- a CDS encoding LytTR family DNA-binding domain-containing protein: MLRIAICDDEKIICRQLEDMLLEIENCINQEIETDVYYSGEELCKSLNNKSRYDIILLDIELCKISGVEVGRKIRDEFGDELTQIVYISFKESYAMELFDIRPLNFLIKPVSMEKIKEVLLKAVKLLNKENKFFEYKNGNVTTNVNINDILYFESRGRKVNVIQDGEVSSFYGKLSEVEEQIKNNDFILIHKSYLINFKKCIEHTYEHVKMINGEILTISQNNRKTVREKIMQRKLRERHDK, translated from the coding sequence ATGTTACGAATTGCAATTTGTGATGACGAAAAAATTATATGCCGGCAGCTGGAGGACATGCTGCTGGAAATAGAAAACTGTATAAACCAGGAAATTGAGACGGATGTATATTATTCCGGGGAAGAGCTGTGCAAATCACTTAACAATAAAAGCAGGTATGATATAATATTGCTTGATATTGAGCTCTGCAAAATCAGTGGAGTTGAGGTAGGTAGGAAGATAAGGGATGAATTTGGTGATGAGCTTACTCAGATTGTATACATATCATTCAAGGAAAGTTATGCAATGGAATTGTTTGATATAAGACCACTTAATTTTTTAATAAAACCTGTCAGCATGGAAAAAATCAAAGAAGTTCTGCTGAAAGCGGTTAAGCTTCTCAATAAAGAGAATAAATTTTTTGAGTATAAAAACGGAAATGTTACAACCAACGTAAACATAAATGATATTTTGTATTTTGAAAGCAGGGGCCGCAAGGTCAATGTCATTCAGGATGGCGAAGTCAGCAGCTTTTACGGTAAGCTTTCAGAAGTTGAGGAGCAGATTAAGAATAATGATTTCATTCTGATACATAAATCATACTTAATAAATTTTAAGAAATGCATTGAACACACCTACGAGCATGTAAAAATGATTAATGGAGAAATTTTGACAATAAGTCAAAATAACAGAAAGACAGTCCGAGAAAAAATAATGCAAAGAAAGCTGAGAGAACGGCATGACAAATAA